The Trinickia acidisoli genome includes a window with the following:
- a CDS encoding helix-turn-helix transcriptional regulator, with the protein MRTKEQFELAKCIGQLDDNALIDANEFAAITGFSPNSIRQKKVAGLPKPDVRIGRLRWRLGNVRAWLQG; encoded by the coding sequence ATGCGAACCAAAGAACAATTTGAACTCGCCAAGTGCATCGGCCAGCTCGACGACAACGCCCTCATTGATGCCAATGAGTTTGCGGCAATCACTGGGTTCTCACCAAATAGCATCCGTCAAAAGAAAGTCGCCGGTCTGCCAAAACCAGACGTAAGAATCGGACGCCTGCGGTGGCGTCTTGGCAACGTGCGCGCCTGGCTTCAAGGCTGA
- the vapC gene encoding type II toxin-antitoxin system tRNA(fMet)-specific endonuclease VapC translates to MLKYMLDTTICIFTIKNKPNEVREAFNRHHGQLCISTVTLMELIYGAEKSASPEKNLAVVEGFAARLDVLSYNHEAAAHSGQLRTELGKNGKPIGPYDQMIAGHARSQGLILITNNLREFERVPGLRVEDWVHAGR, encoded by the coding sequence ATGCTCAAGTACATGCTCGACACGACCATTTGCATCTTCACCATCAAGAACAAGCCCAATGAGGTTCGCGAGGCATTCAACCGCCACCATGGTCAACTCTGCATCAGCACAGTGACCTTGATGGAATTGATCTATGGCGCGGAGAAATCCGCGTCGCCGGAAAAAAATCTGGCTGTCGTCGAGGGTTTTGCGGCTCGCCTAGACGTCCTGAGTTACAACCACGAGGCGGCCGCGCATAGTGGGCAACTCAGGACCGAGCTAGGAAAAAATGGCAAGCCGATTGGCCCCTACGATCAGATGATTGCAGGGCACGCCCGATCCCAAGGCCTGATTTTGATAACGAATAACCTTCGCGAGTTCGAGCGAGTACCTGGTCTACGGGTTGAAGACTGGGTGCACGCGGGTCGGTAA
- a CDS encoding integrase: protein MASIIKRSSRGTTKFEAAIRKRGGVSVSKTFSSRREALAWAATIESEIARGAFVDRSSAERNTFGDLLERYGCEISPSKKGGSLEILRIRCLLADPLAQIKVAALTGAHIAQFRDRRLAGDSKRKAVSGSTVNRELTLISHVLSIASKEWGVHVHINPVSQIRRPRENRARTRRLGGDEEVRLLAELELNPEDVVRGYGRGGCRGCRNEYMRPIVILAVETAMRRGELLSLQWSDVFLEDRYVRLYDTKNGEARDVPLSSRAFQTLTELLAKHRPGGGRVFSVSAEALKQSFVRACERAGIRDLRFHDLRHEATSRIAERLDNVLELSSVTGHKTVQMLKRYYHPRASDLAKKLG from the coding sequence ATGGCAAGTATCATCAAGCGCTCCAGTCGGGGCACAACCAAATTCGAAGCCGCGATCAGAAAGCGCGGTGGCGTATCGGTCTCCAAGACTTTTTCGTCACGTCGTGAAGCCCTGGCTTGGGCAGCGACCATCGAGAGCGAAATTGCGCGCGGCGCATTCGTTGATCGCTCTAGCGCCGAGCGCAACACCTTTGGAGATCTGCTGGAGCGGTATGGGTGTGAGATTTCGCCATCAAAAAAAGGTGGCTCTCTCGAGATCTTGCGCATTCGGTGCCTTCTTGCCGATCCGTTGGCGCAAATCAAGGTCGCGGCGCTTACCGGGGCGCATATCGCTCAATTCCGCGACCGGCGGTTAGCTGGGGATTCGAAACGTAAGGCCGTCTCCGGCTCTACGGTCAATCGCGAGCTTACCTTGATTAGCCATGTGCTCAGCATCGCTAGCAAGGAGTGGGGCGTCCATGTCCATATCAATCCGGTTTCCCAAATTCGGCGTCCGCGCGAAAACCGCGCACGCACTCGCCGGCTTGGCGGTGACGAAGAGGTACGCTTGCTTGCTGAATTGGAACTGAATCCAGAAGACGTCGTTCGTGGTTATGGACGCGGAGGCTGTCGAGGTTGCCGCAACGAATATATGCGGCCGATCGTCATCTTGGCAGTCGAAACGGCGATGCGACGGGGCGAACTTCTGTCGCTGCAATGGAGTGACGTGTTCCTTGAGGATCGCTATGTCCGGCTCTACGACACCAAGAATGGCGAGGCGAGGGATGTTCCGTTGTCGTCACGCGCCTTCCAAACGTTGACCGAATTGTTGGCGAAGCATCGGCCTGGGGGCGGACGAGTCTTTTCGGTGTCAGCCGAGGCCCTGAAGCAATCATTTGTCCGAGCCTGTGAGCGCGCGGGGATCCGCGATCTTCGGTTCCACGACCTACGGCACGAGGCCACATCCCGCATTGCGGAACGACTCGACAACGTCCTCGAACTCTCGTCCGTCACGGGGCACAAGACCGTGCAGATGTTGAAGCGCTACTACCACCCGCGAGCATCCGACTTGGCCAAGAAACTGGGCTAG
- a CDS encoding heavy metal response regulator transcription factor: protein MTILVIEDDRKTGDYLKKGLTESGYQVDLARNGTDGLHQALANPYELIVLDVMLPGIDGWQIMSALRAKRDLPVIFLTARDHVTDRIHGLELGADDYLVKPFSFTELVLRIRTLLRRGVMRESDTFQIVDLHVDILRRKVTRKGIDITLTNKEFALLHLFCKRQGEALSRTLIASEVWDMNFDSDTNVVDVAVKRLRAKIDNPFDLKLIHTVRSIGYSFGEDS from the coding sequence ATGACCATCCTCGTGATCGAAGACGACCGCAAGACCGGCGATTATCTGAAGAAGGGACTCACGGAGTCCGGCTATCAGGTCGATCTCGCGCGCAACGGCACGGACGGTCTGCATCAGGCGCTTGCGAACCCGTACGAGTTGATCGTGCTCGACGTGATGTTGCCCGGCATCGACGGATGGCAAATCATGTCGGCACTGCGCGCGAAACGTGACTTGCCTGTCATTTTTCTGACGGCGCGCGATCATGTGACGGACCGCATTCATGGCCTCGAATTGGGCGCCGACGATTACCTCGTCAAACCGTTCTCCTTCACCGAACTCGTCTTGCGCATCCGCACGTTGCTCAGGCGTGGCGTCATGCGCGAATCGGACACATTTCAAATCGTTGATCTGCACGTCGACATCTTACGCCGCAAGGTGACCAGAAAGGGCATCGACATTACGCTGACCAATAAGGAATTTGCACTGCTGCATCTATTTTGCAAGCGACAAGGCGAAGCGCTTTCGCGCACGCTGATCGCATCGGAAGTGTGGGATATGAACTTCGACAGCGACACGAACGTGGTCGATGTCGCGGTGAAGCGTTTGCGCGCGAAGATCGACAATCCGTTCGATCTCAAGCTGATTCACACGGTGCGCAGCATCGGCTATTCGTTTGGAGAAGATTCTTGA
- the vapB gene encoding type II toxin-antitoxin system VapB family antitoxin, whose translation MEQGAIFKSNRSQAVRLPKSVALPDDVKRVDVVAIGRTRILTPAGESWDSWFDGEGVSPDFMSTRNQPADQEREAF comes from the coding sequence GTGGAACAAGGCGCCATCTTTAAAAGTAACCGCAGCCAGGCGGTACGCCTCCCAAAATCCGTGGCGCTTCCCGACGATGTAAAACGGGTCGACGTGGTGGCCATCGGTCGCACCCGCATACTCACCCCTGCCGGGGAATCCTGGGATAGCTGGTTTGATGGCGAAGGCGTCAGCCCGGACTTCATGTCCACGCGCAACCAGCCCGCCGATCAGGAGCGTGAGGCGTTCTGA
- a CDS encoding UvrD-helicase domain-containing protein, which yields MSAGLNPAQSEAVRYLDGPCLVLAGAGSGKTRVITQKIAHLIENKGFEPRHIAAVTFTNKAAAEMRERVGKLLEGKTLTAPGKEGRKVPVNQLTVCTFHSLGVQILRQEAEHLGLKPQFSIMDSDDCFGMIQEQVGTTDKGFIRKIQSIISLWKNGMIDPQTAQASAANEDEHQAAIVYRNYVATLHAYQAVDFDDLIRLPTELFAQNEAVRDRWQNKLRYLLIDEYQDTNTCQYELVKLLAGPRAAFTAVGDDDQAIYGWRGATIENLAQLGKDFPKLHVIKLEQNYRSTVRILTAANNVIANNPKLFEKKLWSEHGMGDTVTVTGCNDEEHEAESVVFRLSAHKFERRAQFRDYAILYRGNFQARIFEQVLRRERIPYVLSGGQSFFDKAEIKDICAYLRLIANADDDPAFIRAITTPRRGIGNTTLEALGSFAGQAKVSLFEAVYMGGIEARLSARQVEPLRVFCDFMQRIADRATKDPATTLIDDLMEAIHYEAYLYDTFDERQAQSRWQNVLEFLEWLKRKGTKPEPEQAEDGEASGYDNADGLADTGKNLLGLIQTVALMSMLDGKDEDPDAVRLSTVHASKGLEYPHVFLVGVEEGIMPHRGSADDEPIDDARIEEERRLMYVAITRAQRSLHLNWCKKRKRARETVVCEPSRFIPEMGLDEAPPPTPEEAPMTPKDRLASLKALLQKP from the coding sequence ATGTCCGCAGGATTGAACCCCGCCCAGAGCGAAGCGGTGCGCTATCTCGACGGCCCTTGCCTCGTGCTTGCCGGCGCCGGCAGCGGCAAGACGCGCGTGATCACGCAGAAGATCGCCCACCTCATCGAGAACAAAGGTTTCGAGCCGCGCCACATCGCGGCCGTGACGTTCACGAACAAGGCCGCCGCGGAAATGCGCGAGCGCGTCGGCAAGCTGCTCGAAGGCAAGACGCTGACGGCGCCGGGCAAAGAGGGCCGCAAGGTCCCCGTCAATCAACTGACGGTCTGCACGTTCCACTCGCTCGGCGTGCAGATCTTGCGGCAGGAAGCCGAACATTTGGGGCTCAAGCCACAGTTCTCGATCATGGATTCCGACGACTGCTTCGGCATGATCCAAGAGCAAGTGGGCACGACCGACAAAGGCTTCATCCGCAAGATCCAGTCGATCATTTCGCTGTGGAAGAACGGCATGATCGATCCGCAGACGGCGCAGGCCAGTGCCGCGAACGAGGACGAGCACCAAGCGGCGATCGTCTACCGCAACTACGTGGCCACGCTGCACGCTTATCAGGCGGTCGATTTCGACGACCTGATTCGCTTGCCGACGGAGCTTTTCGCGCAGAACGAAGCGGTGCGCGACCGTTGGCAGAATAAGCTGCGCTACCTGCTCATCGACGAGTACCAGGACACGAACACGTGCCAGTACGAATTGGTGAAACTGCTCGCGGGGCCGCGTGCGGCGTTCACGGCCGTGGGCGACGACGACCAGGCGATCTACGGATGGCGCGGCGCCACGATCGAGAACCTGGCGCAACTCGGCAAGGATTTTCCGAAGCTGCACGTGATCAAGCTCGAGCAGAACTACCGCTCGACGGTGCGGATTTTGACGGCGGCGAACAACGTCATCGCGAACAACCCGAAGCTGTTCGAGAAGAAACTGTGGTCCGAGCACGGCATGGGCGATACCGTCACGGTTACGGGTTGCAACGACGAAGAACACGAGGCCGAATCGGTCGTGTTCCGGCTGTCGGCGCACAAGTTCGAGCGGCGCGCGCAGTTTCGCGACTACGCGATTCTCTACCGCGGCAATTTTCAGGCGCGCATCTTCGAACAGGTACTGCGCCGCGAGCGCATTCCGTATGTGCTCTCGGGCGGCCAGTCGTTCTTTGACAAAGCCGAAATCAAAGACATCTGCGCGTATTTGCGCCTGATCGCGAACGCCGACGACGATCCCGCGTTCATCCGCGCGATCACCACGCCACGCCGCGGCATCGGCAATACCACGCTCGAAGCGCTGGGCTCGTTCGCGGGACAAGCGAAGGTGTCGCTGTTCGAGGCCGTCTATATGGGCGGGATCGAAGCGCGCTTGTCGGCGCGGCAGGTCGAACCGCTGCGCGTGTTCTGCGATTTCATGCAGCGCATTGCCGATCGCGCGACGAAGGACCCGGCGACGACGCTGATCGACGATCTGATGGAAGCGATCCATTACGAGGCTTATCTCTACGACACGTTCGACGAGCGCCAGGCGCAGTCGCGTTGGCAGAACGTGCTCGAGTTTCTCGAATGGCTCAAGCGCAAGGGCACGAAGCCGGAGCCCGAGCAGGCCGAGGACGGCGAGGCGAGCGGCTACGACAATGCGGACGGACTAGCCGACACCGGGAAGAACCTGCTCGGGCTGATCCAGACGGTTGCTTTGATGTCGATGCTCGACGGCAAGGACGAAGACCCGGACGCCGTACGACTCTCGACCGTGCATGCGTCGAAGGGCCTCGAGTATCCGCATGTGTTTCTCGTGGGCGTTGAAGAGGGGATCATGCCGCACCGCGGCAGCGCCGACGACGAGCCGATCGACGACGCGCGGATCGAGGAAGAACGACGCCTGATGTACGTGGCGATCACGCGCGCGCAGCGCAGCCTGCATTTGAATTGGTGCAAGAAGCGCAAGCGGGCACGCGAGACGGTGGTGTGCGAGCCTTCGCGCTTCATCCCCGAAATGGGACTCGACGAAGCACCGCCGCCGACGCCCGAAGAGGCGCCGATGACGCCGAAGGATCGGCTGGCGAGCCTGAAGGCATTGCTGCAGAAGCCTTGA
- a CDS encoding c-type cytochrome has product MSEAPHGAPIKTPGQLIAAVIAAFAIPIIVIWLLAYYVNQSERSGAGTDGLADTTVASRIAPIAQVDVRDANAPHVYKTGEEVFKAVCTTCHTPGAAGAPKFGNAADWAPRIAQGYEKLVQTALHGTGAMPPRGGTSPDDYSDYEIARAVVYMADHAGANFPEPAAPAAGAAATQAAAAASAASGAQSPASGSSAVNTEAAAAIAALSSAPAPAPTSASADNAQAGKALYTQVCQACHAAGVLGAPKFGNKADWAPRLKDPMNVIYNYALHGKGNMPPKGGSTASDDDVKAAVDYMVSAAK; this is encoded by the coding sequence ATGAGCGAAGCACCACACGGAGCCCCGATCAAAACGCCTGGCCAGTTGATTGCCGCCGTCATCGCGGCATTCGCCATTCCGATCATCGTCATCTGGCTGCTCGCGTACTACGTCAATCAGTCGGAACGCTCGGGAGCCGGTACCGATGGCCTCGCCGACACAACCGTCGCCAGCCGCATCGCCCCGATCGCCCAAGTCGACGTCCGCGACGCAAATGCGCCCCACGTCTACAAAACCGGCGAAGAAGTCTTCAAAGCCGTCTGCACCACCTGCCATACGCCGGGCGCCGCCGGCGCGCCGAAGTTCGGCAACGCCGCCGACTGGGCGCCGCGCATCGCGCAGGGCTATGAAAAGCTAGTGCAAACGGCCCTGCACGGCACGGGCGCCATGCCCCCGCGCGGCGGTACGAGCCCCGACGACTACAGCGATTACGAAATCGCCCGCGCCGTCGTCTACATGGCCGATCACGCCGGCGCGAACTTCCCCGAGCCCGCCGCCCCCGCCGCAGGCGCCGCCGCCACGCAAGCCGCCGCCGCCGCGTCGGCCGCATCCGGTGCCCAAAGCCCCGCCTCCGGCTCTAGCGCCGTGAACACCGAGGCCGCCGCCGCGATCGCAGCCTTGTCGAGCGCTCCGGCCCCGGCCCCAACCTCGGCTAGCGCCGACAACGCGCAAGCCGGCAAGGCGCTGTACACCCAAGTCTGTCAGGCCTGCCACGCCGCCGGCGTGCTCGGCGCGCCGAAGTTCGGCAACAAGGCCGATTGGGCGCCCCGGCTCAAGGACCCGATGAACGTTATCTACAACTACGCGCTGCATGGGAAGGGCAACATGCCGCCCAAGGGCGGGTCCACCGCGTCCGACGACGACGTCAAAGCCGCCGTCGATTACATGGTCAGCGCAGCCAAATAA
- a CDS encoding molybdopterin-dependent oxidoreductase, with protein MSRKLLESRPDADLIIKDAAKELKAPARRLFGKRILSLGGLAMLSGCSISDDKSIDAMLRKISSFNDDAQAFLFDPNKLAPTYPESMITRPFPFNAFYDIDEVPEVDPSTYKLTIGGLVKGKRVWTLDELHAMPQESQITRHICIEGWSAIGKWGGVRFARFLARAGADTSAKYVAFHCADNYSTSIDMPTALHAQTLLTLTYDGQILPPKYGFPMKLRMPTKLGYKNPKHIVAITVTNEYPGGYWENQGYNWFGGS; from the coding sequence ATGTCGCGCAAACTCCTCGAATCCAGACCCGACGCCGATCTCATCATCAAAGACGCGGCAAAGGAATTAAAGGCGCCCGCACGCCGCTTATTCGGCAAGCGCATTCTTTCGCTTGGCGGCCTAGCGATGCTGTCCGGCTGCAGCATCAGCGACGACAAGTCGATCGACGCGATGCTGCGCAAGATCTCATCGTTCAACGACGATGCACAGGCATTCCTGTTCGATCCGAACAAGCTCGCGCCAACCTATCCCGAGTCGATGATCACGCGACCGTTTCCGTTCAACGCGTTCTACGACATCGATGAAGTCCCCGAAGTCGATCCGTCGACCTACAAGCTGACGATCGGTGGGCTCGTGAAAGGCAAGCGCGTGTGGACGCTCGACGAACTGCATGCGATGCCGCAGGAAAGCCAAATCACACGACACATCTGCATCGAAGGTTGGAGTGCGATCGGCAAGTGGGGCGGCGTGCGCTTCGCACGTTTCCTCGCACGCGCAGGGGCCGACACGAGCGCGAAGTATGTCGCCTTCCACTGCGCGGACAACTATTCGACGAGCATCGACATGCCGACTGCGCTTCACGCGCAGACGCTGCTCACGCTCACCTACGACGGCCAGATCCTGCCGCCGAAATACGGCTTCCCCATGAAGCTGCGCATGCCGACCAAGCTCGGCTACAAGAATCCGAAGCACATCGTCGCGATCACCGTTACCAATGAATACCCGGGCGGCTATTGGGAGAACCAGGGCTACAACTGGTTCGGCGGTTCATGA
- a CDS encoding integrase catalytic domain-containing protein, whose protein sequence is MVIDMNTTRLETIGQVREFLAGVCDVELHVVQDEAERRRFVERTLRWFGYFRRSRGERGLLFAYVQRVSGYSRAHVIRLIAQYRESGTLEQRERGTRTQFPRRYTDEDVALLVELDSLHDTLSGAATRALARRACQVYGDARYERLSHISVSHLYNLRAGQAYRQRRLTWTKTRPSPVQIAVRKAPAPEGLPGYIRIDTVHQGDQDGVKGVYHVNAVDIVTQWEVVAAVERISEAYLLPVIALMLQSFPFVVRGFHSDGGSEYINRDVAGLLEKLRIEFTRSRPRQTNDNALAECKNGAVVRKLIGYGHIPQRHAAAINRFHEQALNPYLNFHRPCYFAVDTVDARGRIRKSYPSERIMTPWDRLRSIPDFEQYLKPGVTAQTLSDTAMAMTDSQAAQQLQDMRRNLFASFRRKRA, encoded by the coding sequence ATGGTGATCGACATGAATACGACAAGGCTGGAGACGATCGGGCAAGTCCGGGAGTTCCTGGCGGGGGTCTGCGACGTTGAGCTGCACGTCGTTCAGGACGAGGCTGAGCGACGACGGTTCGTTGAGCGCACGCTGCGTTGGTTCGGCTATTTTCGGCGGTCTCGCGGTGAGCGCGGGCTGCTGTTCGCCTATGTGCAGCGGGTCTCGGGCTACTCACGTGCCCACGTCATTCGACTCATTGCGCAGTACCGCGAGAGCGGCACGCTCGAGCAGCGTGAACGCGGCACGCGCACCCAATTCCCACGTCGCTACACGGACGAGGATGTCGCCTTGCTGGTCGAACTGGACAGCCTGCACGACACGCTCTCGGGGGCGGCCACGCGGGCGCTGGCGCGGCGGGCCTGCCAGGTGTATGGCGATGCGCGCTACGAACGCTTGTCGCACATTTCCGTGTCGCACCTATACAACTTGCGCGCGGGCCAGGCGTACCGCCAGCGGCGCCTCACATGGACGAAGACGCGGCCCAGCCCGGTGCAGATCGCCGTGAGGAAGGCGCCGGCGCCTGAAGGCCTGCCCGGTTATATCCGTATCGATACGGTCCATCAAGGCGATCAGGACGGCGTCAAGGGCGTCTATCACGTCAACGCGGTGGACATCGTCACGCAATGGGAGGTCGTGGCCGCTGTCGAGCGCATCAGCGAGGCGTACCTGCTGCCGGTCATCGCGCTGATGCTCCAGAGTTTTCCGTTCGTGGTGCGCGGCTTTCACTCTGACGGTGGTAGCGAGTACATCAACCGCGACGTGGCTGGCCTGCTCGAGAAGTTGCGCATCGAGTTCACCCGCTCACGCCCGCGCCAGACCAACGACAACGCACTGGCCGAGTGCAAGAACGGCGCGGTCGTTCGCAAGCTCATCGGCTATGGGCACATCCCGCAGAGGCATGCCGCGGCGATCAACCGCTTCCACGAACAGGCGCTCAATCCGTACCTGAACTTCCACCGGCCCTGTTACTTCGCCGTGGACACGGTGGATGCACGTGGGCGCATCCGCAAGAGCTACCCGAGCGAGCGGATCATGACGCCGTGGGACCGGCTGCGCTCGATCCCGGATTTCGAGCAGTACCTCAAGCCCGGCGTCACCGCCCAGACCCTTAGCGACACTGCCATGGCCATGACCGACTCCCAGGCCGCCCAGCAGCTTCAGGACATGCGCCGCAACCTGTTCGCCTCGTTTCGTCGCAAACGAGCCTGA
- a CDS encoding mobilization protein yields MTERKQTIDQRIALTVEKLKQLKAKKQLIEARHRATQAKQERAIDTRRKILLGAFMLEIMEQRGFTAATLEDGKFDRWLVRPDDRALFSLARY; encoded by the coding sequence ATGACCGAGCGCAAACAGACAATCGATCAGAGAATCGCGCTGACTGTCGAAAAGCTCAAACAGCTCAAAGCCAAGAAGCAATTAATCGAAGCAAGGCATCGAGCCACCCAGGCCAAGCAGGAGCGCGCAATCGATACCCGTCGAAAGATTCTGCTTGGCGCATTCATGCTGGAAATCATGGAGCAACGCGGCTTCACTGCCGCAACTCTTGAAGACGGAAAATTCGATAGATGGCTGGTCCGTCCAGACGATCGCGCGCTTTTCAGCCTGGCACGCTACTGA
- a CDS encoding oxidoreductase, with amino-acid sequence MASTLKIGLMGYGYAGATFHAPVIDHCGAPADAPDTPYARVAAIATRQPEHARADYPNALIVADLDALIASDDVDCVVIATPNDTHYALAAKVLAAGKHVVVDKPVTLTAFDACTLARLAREHGVLFAPFHNRRWDGDFMTVRELIENGALGRVVHFESHFDRFRPQVRQRWREEASRGGGLLFDLGPHLVDQALALFGAPESVYATVKLHRDNASAPDYVHLLLGYPDKEVVLHASALAAIEPPRFVVHGTRGSYVKAGLDTQEDQLKAGLRPGQAGFAGGNAAGTLRALEGEREVEHVVPTRDGAYAEFYRAVAHSIAHETPFPVSPQDAVDVMAIIELANESAREGKRLPFVRMPA; translated from the coding sequence ATGGCTTCGACGTTGAAAATCGGTTTGATGGGCTACGGATACGCAGGCGCGACGTTTCACGCGCCCGTCATCGATCATTGCGGCGCACCGGCCGATGCGCCGGACACGCCCTACGCGCGCGTGGCGGCCATCGCCACGCGCCAGCCCGAGCACGCGCGCGCCGATTATCCCAACGCGCTGATCGTTGCCGATCTCGACGCGCTGATCGCGTCAGACGATGTCGACTGCGTCGTCATCGCTACACCGAACGACACGCACTACGCGCTCGCGGCCAAAGTGCTGGCGGCGGGCAAGCATGTCGTCGTGGACAAGCCCGTCACGCTGACAGCCTTCGATGCCTGCACGCTCGCGCGCCTTGCACGTGAGCACGGCGTTCTGTTCGCGCCGTTTCACAATCGCCGCTGGGATGGCGATTTCATGACGGTGCGCGAACTCATCGAGAACGGCGCGCTCGGACGTGTCGTCCACTTCGAGTCGCACTTCGATCGTTTTCGGCCGCAGGTGCGCCAGCGTTGGCGCGAGGAAGCGTCGCGCGGCGGCGGGCTGCTGTTCGACCTCGGGCCGCACCTCGTCGATCAGGCGCTCGCGCTGTTCGGTGCGCCCGAATCGGTCTACGCGACGGTGAAGCTGCATCGCGATAACGCGAGCGCGCCCGATTACGTTCATCTGCTGCTCGGCTATCCCGATAAGGAAGTCGTGCTTCATGCGAGTGCGCTCGCGGCGATCGAGCCGCCGCGCTTCGTTGTCCACGGCACGCGCGGCAGCTACGTGAAGGCGGGGCTCGACACGCAGGAGGACCAACTGAAAGCGGGGTTGCGCCCGGGCCAAGCCGGATTCGCCGGCGGCAATGCGGCGGGCACGCTGCGTGCTCTGGAGGGCGAGCGTGAAGTCGAGCACGTGGTGCCGACGCGTGACGGCGCCTATGCCGAGTTCTATCGCGCGGTCGCGCATTCGATCGCCCACGAAACGCCGTTTCCCGTGTCGCCGCAAGATGCCGTGGACGTCATGGCGATCATCGAGCTTGCCAACGAAAGCGCTCGCGAAGGCAAGCGGCTGCCGTTCGTGCGCATGCCGGCGTGA
- a CDS encoding cytochrome b/b6 domain-containing protein encodes MQKQTQTHQTIQPLWLRVTHWINALAILIMATSGWQIYNASPIFKTLTFPSAVTLGGWLGGAIQWHFAAMWLLAANFIVYLSMNIATGRLRRRMFPLHLKRVFGDAYAALRGKLGHDDLTHYNAVQKAAYLAVILDLSIVILSGLVVWKSVQFPLLRTLMGGYDNARVVHFFGMSFLVAFFVVHVAMVALVPRSLLTMIRGR; translated from the coding sequence GTGCAAAAGCAAACGCAAACGCATCAAACCATCCAGCCGCTCTGGCTGCGCGTCACACACTGGATCAATGCGCTCGCCATTCTCATCATGGCGACGAGCGGCTGGCAGATCTATAACGCATCGCCGATCTTCAAGACCCTGACGTTTCCGTCCGCCGTCACGCTGGGCGGCTGGCTCGGCGGCGCGATTCAGTGGCATTTCGCGGCGATGTGGCTATTGGCCGCGAACTTCATCGTCTATCTCTCGATGAATATTGCGACCGGGCGATTACGGCGCCGCATGTTTCCGCTGCACCTCAAGCGCGTCTTCGGCGATGCGTACGCCGCGCTGCGCGGCAAGCTCGGCCACGACGATCTCACGCACTACAACGCCGTGCAGAAGGCCGCGTACCTCGCGGTGATCTTGGACCTCTCGATCGTGATTCTCTCGGGACTCGTCGTGTGGAAATCGGTGCAATTCCCGCTGCTGCGCACGCTGATGGGAGGCTACGACAACGCCCGCGTCGTGCACTTCTTCGGCATGAGCTTTTTGGTTGCGTTCTTCGTGGTGCACGTCGCGATGGTTGCGCTCGTGCCGCGCTCGCTTCTGACGATGATACGCGGGCGCTAG
- a CDS encoding type II toxin-antitoxin system death-on-curing family toxin, which produces MTAWRWVRSDLTDAIHDRQLAEHGGLDGVRDKGAVESVLARPQNLDVYAGADAAALAAAYAYGLAWDDGFADGNKRTAWVIARLFLAGNGFRLKLDPAGAVRAMEMVAAGALDEVAPAEWFQQRIAE; this is translated from the coding sequence ATGACAGCATGGCGCTGGGTGCGTTCGGACCTGACTGACGCAATCCATGATCGCCAGCTTGCTGAGCATGGCGGGCTCGATGGTGTGCGCGACAAAGGCGCGGTGGAGTCGGTACTGGCACGGCCGCAGAATCTCGATGTTTATGCGGGTGCGGACGCGGCGGCGCTCGCCGCCGCATATGCCTATGGGTTAGCGTGGGATGATGGCTTTGCGGACGGCAACAAGAGAACTGCCTGGGTGATTGCGCGCCTTTTCCTGGCAGGCAACGGCTTTCGGCTGAAGCTTGATCCGGCCGGCGCCGTTAGGGCCATGGAAATGGTGGCTGCTGGCGCGCTCGACGAAGTTGCGCCGGCGGAGTGGTTCCAGCAGCGGATCGCCGAGTAA
- a CDS encoding Arm DNA-binding domain-containing protein, which produces MGQLTDLQVKKAEHRTREYFLADGDGLYLRVHPTRKVWVYRYMRIRGYDRRSEGECQSLFAR; this is translated from the coding sequence ATGGGACAGCTCACCGACTTGCAGGTCAAGAAAGCGGAGCACCGGACGAGAGAATACTTTCTGGCGGATGGCGATGGGTTGTACCTGCGTGTTCATCCGACTCGTAAGGTCTGGGTTTATCGCTACATGCGAATTCGCGGATACGACCGGCGGAGCGAAGGCGAGTGCCAATCTCTATTCGCTCGTTGA